A part of Prolixibacteraceae bacterium genomic DNA contains:
- a CDS encoding ARMT1-like domain-containing protein, producing MEKSCQKCHIRSVEKLIQKFSLEPARAARLRQQAKAYLDITTDIPNPIRAQYIHRLSREILQNRDPFDHVKRSANELLMAQYDHWFNYIRQSEEPLFTASKLAIIGNIIDYGAHRAQDDIIALIEPFLSRKVVTNQIDSFVKSIDRAKDILYLGDNAGEIFFDKLLIELIGPEKVTYVTRGEPVINDVTKEDAETIGITSLCKTLDNGSDAPSTVLSDCSDAFLEHYYASDMIISKGQGNFEGLMNEKHTNTFFLLIAKCIPIADMLNVHVDDMVLKKYEKHEFV from the coding sequence ATGGAAAAATCGTGTCAGAAATGTCATATACGATCAGTGGAGAAGTTAATTCAAAAGTTCTCTTTAGAACCAGCTCGAGCAGCTCGATTAAGACAACAAGCGAAAGCATACCTCGATATTACTACAGATATACCGAACCCAATAAGGGCACAATATATCCATCGTTTATCTCGCGAGATATTGCAGAATAGAGATCCATTCGATCATGTAAAAAGATCTGCAAATGAACTTTTAATGGCCCAATACGATCATTGGTTCAATTATATCCGTCAGTCTGAAGAACCTCTGTTTACAGCCTCAAAACTTGCCATTATTGGCAATATCATTGACTATGGTGCCCACCGTGCACAAGATGATATTATCGCACTGATAGAGCCTTTTTTGAGTAGAAAAGTGGTTACCAATCAAATTGACTCTTTTGTCAAGTCGATAGATAGAGCAAAAGATATTCTATACCTCGGAGATAATGCTGGCGAGATATTCTTCGATAAGTTATTGATTGAATTGATTGGTCCCGAGAAAGTGACCTATGTGACTCGAGGGGAACCAGTAATTAATGATGTGACAAAAGAAGATGCGGAGACTATTGGTATAACTTCATTGTGTAAAACACTTGACAACGGATCGGATGCCCCATCTACTGTACTATCAGATTGTAGTGATGCTTTTTTAGAACACTATTATGCTTCGGATATGATCATCTCCAAAGGGCAAGGAAACTTTGAGGGATTAATGAATGAGAAACATACCAACACCTTCTTTTTATTGATTGCGAAATGCATTCCAATAGCAGATATGTTAAATGTACATGTCGATGATATGGTGCTGAAAAAATATGAAAAACATGAGTTCGTTTAA
- a CDS encoding ATP-binding protein: protein MSSFKIAIASGKGGVGKTTLSVLLYHQLQKAMNETISLVDCDVEEPNSRIFFPSSTQTKQEVAIQEIPAIDTERCTFCRKCVDVCEFNAIMMVGALKHAEVNESLCHSCGACEYVCDQHALGTKRVAIGLMTQHQTPLGSLYEGRLEVGSVMQTRLIGMLKEWGPSGHIAIYDAPPGTSCSVVETLDEMDYVVLVAEETSFGLHDLKLIIRLVKALQIPFGVVINKAGLGSTPLKTYLQQQQVELLGEIPHSIPFAKASAKADIFDSMPSVIQGAIETVAQKIKHKRVEV from the coding sequence ATGAGTTCGTTTAAAATAGCTATCGCAAGTGGTAAAGGGGGAGTAGGTAAAACAACACTATCCGTACTACTATATCATCAGCTTCAAAAAGCGATGAATGAAACAATATCTTTGGTTGATTGTGATGTGGAAGAGCCAAATAGTCGAATATTTTTCCCATCAAGTACACAAACCAAACAAGAGGTTGCAATCCAAGAGATCCCAGCAATAGACACCGAGAGGTGTACCTTTTGTCGTAAATGTGTGGATGTGTGTGAGTTCAATGCCATCATGATGGTTGGAGCATTAAAGCACGCAGAAGTCAATGAAAGCTTATGCCACTCATGTGGCGCATGTGAATATGTATGCGACCAACATGCATTGGGTACTAAGCGTGTGGCTATTGGCCTAATGACCCAACACCAAACTCCTTTAGGTTCTCTTTACGAAGGTCGGCTAGAGGTGGGATCTGTAATGCAAACCCGACTTATAGGTATGCTTAAAGAGTGGGGACCATCAGGTCATATTGCCATCTACGATGCTCCTCCAGGAACGAGTTGCTCCGTGGTCGAGACCTTAGACGAAATGGATTATGTCGTTCTAGTAGCCGAAGAGACCTCTTTTGGGCTTCATGATCTCAAATTAATCATTCGTTTGGTGAAAGCACTGCAAATACCTTTTGGTGTTGTGATCAATAAAGCTGGATTAGGATCGACACCTTTGAAAACATACCTGCAACAACAGCAGGTGGAACTTCTAGGTGAGATCCCACATAGTATCCCATTTGCCAAAGCTTCGGCAAAAGCGGATATTTTTGACTCAATGCCTTCAGTCATACAAGGTGCCATTGAGACGGTGGCACAAAAAATAAAACATAAAAGGGTAGAAGTATGA
- a CDS encoding ATP-binding protein, with translation MREITVLSGKGGAGKTSITAALASLCSKAVFCDNDVDASDLHLIFSPQKQQCHPFEYGWEMTIDPQKCNGCQLCESLCRFHAIQMNKDGKAEMKPFQCEGCRLCERSCPQNAITSQINKNNHWFISSSRFGALVHAEMGVGEENSGKLVSLIRKESRDLAKQLNIEYVINDGPPGIGCSTIASITGTHAVLVVIETSESGWHDAIRVLDLAKKWDVPTYAVINKYDLNESLSDKIKIYLKEKKIPLLASIPWSREFVEAIEQQQNIIEYSQNEELKASLHHVWDAIK, from the coding sequence ATGAGAGAGATTACGGTATTAAGTGGAAAGGGTGGTGCTGGAAAAACTTCAATCACAGCGGCACTAGCATCTCTTTGTTCAAAAGCAGTATTTTGTGATAACGACGTAGACGCATCAGACCTTCATCTGATCTTTTCTCCTCAAAAACAACAATGCCACCCTTTTGAATATGGGTGGGAGATGACCATAGACCCTCAAAAATGCAATGGATGCCAACTATGCGAATCATTGTGTCGTTTTCATGCAATACAGATGAACAAAGATGGCAAAGCCGAAATGAAACCATTTCAATGTGAAGGTTGTCGTCTATGCGAGAGGAGTTGTCCTCAAAATGCGATCACATCACAAATAAATAAAAATAACCATTGGTTCATCTCCTCCTCTCGGTTCGGAGCATTAGTTCACGCAGAGATGGGTGTGGGAGAAGAGAATTCGGGGAAACTTGTCTCCTTAATACGAAAAGAGAGTCGTGACCTTGCCAAGCAGTTGAATATAGAGTATGTGATCAATGATGGACCTCCAGGTATCGGGTGTTCTACTATTGCTTCGATAACAGGAACCCATGCTGTGTTGGTGGTAATAGAAACATCTGAATCGGGATGGCACGATGCCATTCGTGTGTTAGATCTTGCAAAGAAATGGGATGTCCCAACCTATGCGGTGATCAACAAATACGACTTAAACGAATCTCTTTCCGATAAAATTAAGATCTACCTGAAAGAGAAAAAGATCCCTCTTCTCGCTTCAATTCCTTGGTCTAGAGAGTTTGTTGAGGCGATAGAGCAGCAGCAGAATATAATCGAATACAGCCAAAACGAGGAGCTAAAAGCATCATTACACCATGTGTGGGATGCCATTAAATAA
- a CDS encoding Mrp/NBP35 family ATP-binding protein, whose amino-acid sequence MSITNIKNILLVSSGKGGVGKSMVAVNTAYALSQNGYKTGILDADFYGPSVPLAMGIRDQRLTSKKEGGKELFYPIIKHGIKVNSLGFMMNPEDPVIWRGPLASSALNQLLHDTIWEELDFLVLDMPPGTGDIAISIVQQLPNANAIVVTTPQEMAVADARKAANMFLSQGMDIKVLGVVENMSWFTPQEHPEEKYFLFGKGGGAQLAHEISTSLLAQIPLVAEVGTCADQGKPIYATDQKPILDAFDQLIEKILDETLVTVA is encoded by the coding sequence ATGTCAATAACAAATATAAAGAACATCCTATTGGTCTCCTCTGGTAAAGGAGGTGTTGGGAAATCAATGGTAGCGGTAAATACCGCCTATGCATTATCCCAAAATGGATATAAAACAGGAATATTAGATGCCGACTTCTATGGGCCTAGTGTCCCTTTAGCCATGGGAATTAGGGACCAACGCCTTACTTCCAAGAAAGAAGGCGGTAAAGAGCTATTCTATCCTATCATCAAACATGGAATAAAAGTTAACTCATTGGGTTTTATGATGAACCCTGAAGACCCTGTAATATGGCGAGGTCCTTTGGCATCTTCCGCTTTGAACCAACTACTACATGATACGATATGGGAAGAGCTTGACTTTCTCGTACTAGATATGCCTCCTGGAACGGGAGATATCGCAATCTCTATTGTTCAGCAACTACCAAATGCAAATGCTATCGTGGTGACCACACCACAAGAGATGGCAGTGGCCGATGCGCGTAAAGCAGCCAATATGTTCCTTTCGCAAGGGATGGATATCAAAGTCCTTGGCGTCGTAGAAAACATGTCGTGGTTCACACCCCAAGAACATCCAGAAGAGAAATACTTCTTGTTCGGTAAAGGAGGAGGTGCACAACTAGCACACGAAATCTCTACGTCACTATTAGCACAAATACCGTTGGTGGCGGAAGTCGGAACATGTGCAGATCAAGGAAAACCCATCTACGCAACAGATCAAAAGCCTATTTTGGATGCTTTTGATCAACTTATTGAAAAGATCTTAGATGAAACGCTAGTAACTGTTGCATGA
- a CDS encoding DEAD/DEAH box helicase: protein MAKKFGLTWWGEKFLNSLTHIDNNNRLPRGRTYARNSYVKSIDFKDNRIEAKVKGSMRTPYRVEIVVPKLIQAEKDALLKVIYQEPLILASLLNRELPEEIYVIANELNIDLFPLRWNDFSMDCSCPDYAVPCKHLAAVIYLISEEIDRDPFRLFSLKGLDIQKELKREGLNLTKERSIPCMSNIYSSKQYKYKVQEKEDRNALDMDLSSLTKQSKNILSLLDNQTVFFEKKFLSLMQKQYRSVEKYATTILNKEVTMFEPMEFEDIYSTLVWINDNSLFHSAMMQSDRGVVEFNVLDDGIYGMMNFLDRIPRKYLSRLSTSLQTLYQCYHLSLKLAASGAYIPQILDMRGIKHVVRWIPATINPEVHAFIEILASNLTEDLVRVLEEGTKVHYLSAYDQVMAMASQFLTYFVSENRPIEVKSLKSTDAKVVNMFFYGEPQSFDALHEKQIPESIHQYLHLLFLSSNQFVPIVKVQDNPNKHQFEFELWVEDQKNGIGKPLPLSTFLEDKQYETFKPSLLKTLSSLTNEFKDLKTLVTSKKDQKLIYKADGFMDFMTYVLPWVRLLNIRVMLPASLKDLARPQLSMKITSQLESSNTKSYLSLDSVLDFEWQIAIGDTTVSISEFRKMVQNMSGIIKLRENYIMVDPKEIAKLLDNINTEKKVSKADILQSALSESYDGATVTLTDEVRMLIKETTTPKDVEIPNTLDATLRPYQERGFQWLYNNTKIGFGSIIADDMGLGKTIQIITLLLKLKEEKQLDKHKAIIVVPTTLITNWSKELERFAPSLSYQIYHGTKRELDVSAADITITSYGVMRSDIEKLSKVKWAIAAIDEAQNIKNAGTHQTKAIKKLKANSKIAMSGTPVENRLKEYWSIFDFVNKGYLGSATAFQKNFSKPIELENNHQQLEVFKMVTKPFILRRTKMDKSIISDLPDKVEHNCYTQLTADQTALYEGVIKEAKDSRDDTDSAFKRAGLILKMMTALKQICNHPSQFLKKGDSNIALSGKAAHLISLLTSIMESNEKVLIFTQYKEMGDLLTQMIEQELRQTPLFLHGGTPRKSRDQMVEDFQNKPHVKIFILSIKAGGTGLNLTAANHVVHYDLWWNPAVEAQATDRAFRIGQKKNVMVHRMITKDTFEEKIDKMIQSKKALADLTVTQGEKWIGELTNQELDELVRISKE, encoded by the coding sequence ATGGCTAAAAAATTTGGACTAACATGGTGGGGCGAGAAATTTCTTAACTCTTTAACCCATATAGATAACAACAACCGTCTACCTAGGGGAAGAACTTATGCTCGAAATAGTTATGTGAAGAGTATTGATTTTAAGGACAATCGAATCGAGGCGAAGGTAAAAGGATCGATGCGCACACCTTATCGTGTTGAGATCGTCGTTCCTAAACTCATACAAGCAGAGAAAGATGCTTTGTTAAAAGTGATCTATCAAGAGCCTTTGATTTTAGCCAGTCTACTAAATAGAGAACTTCCTGAAGAGATATATGTAATTGCCAATGAACTGAATATCGATCTCTTTCCTCTTCGATGGAATGATTTTTCAATGGATTGTTCTTGTCCCGATTATGCTGTTCCTTGTAAACATTTGGCAGCGGTGATCTACCTGATTTCAGAAGAGATTGACCGTGACCCTTTTCGTCTGTTTTCACTGAAAGGTTTAGATATCCAGAAGGAGTTGAAAAGAGAGGGATTGAACCTAACAAAAGAGCGTTCTATTCCCTGTATGTCTAACATCTACTCATCGAAACAATATAAATACAAAGTACAGGAGAAGGAGGATCGTAATGCATTGGATATGGACCTATCGTCTCTTACCAAGCAGTCGAAGAATATCTTGTCTTTACTAGATAATCAAACCGTATTCTTTGAAAAGAAGTTTCTCTCTTTAATGCAGAAGCAGTATCGTTCGGTAGAGAAGTATGCCACCACTATCCTGAATAAAGAGGTGACTATGTTTGAACCCATGGAGTTCGAGGATATCTATAGCACATTGGTTTGGATCAACGACAATAGTCTATTTCACAGTGCAATGATGCAGTCGGATCGAGGTGTCGTTGAATTCAATGTATTGGATGATGGCATCTATGGGATGATGAATTTCTTGGATCGTATTCCTAGAAAATATCTATCTCGTTTGTCCACTAGTCTACAAACTCTTTACCAATGTTATCATTTGAGTTTGAAACTAGCAGCAAGTGGCGCGTATATTCCTCAGATTCTTGATATGCGTGGCATTAAACATGTGGTTCGATGGATTCCTGCAACCATTAATCCAGAGGTACATGCTTTTATTGAAATATTGGCATCGAACCTAACGGAAGATCTTGTTCGAGTTTTGGAAGAGGGTACGAAGGTGCATTATCTCTCTGCTTATGATCAGGTGATGGCTATGGCATCACAGTTTCTGACCTATTTTGTTTCGGAGAACCGGCCTATAGAGGTGAAGAGTCTAAAAAGTACCGATGCCAAAGTCGTTAATATGTTCTTTTATGGAGAACCGCAATCTTTCGATGCACTCCATGAGAAGCAGATACCTGAGAGTATCCATCAATATCTACACCTGTTATTTCTCAGTTCCAATCAGTTTGTGCCTATTGTGAAGGTACAAGATAATCCTAATAAGCATCAGTTTGAGTTCGAATTGTGGGTAGAAGATCAGAAGAATGGAATTGGAAAGCCTCTCCCTCTGTCTACATTTCTTGAGGACAAACAGTATGAAACCTTCAAGCCTTCCCTATTAAAGACACTATCTAGCTTAACCAATGAGTTTAAGGATCTAAAGACATTGGTTACGAGCAAGAAAGATCAAAAGCTGATTTACAAAGCAGATGGGTTTATGGATTTTATGACTTATGTCCTGCCTTGGGTTCGATTGTTAAACATTCGTGTGATGCTTCCCGCTTCTTTGAAAGATCTGGCTAGACCACAGTTGTCCATGAAGATTACATCTCAACTGGAGTCATCAAATACAAAGAGCTACCTCAGCTTAGATAGTGTATTAGATTTCGAATGGCAGATCGCCATTGGTGACACCACTGTTTCCATTTCGGAGTTCAGAAAGATGGTTCAGAATATGTCTGGTATTATCAAGTTGAGAGAGAACTATATCATGGTGGACCCCAAAGAGATCGCGAAGTTGTTGGATAACATCAACACAGAGAAGAAGGTCTCGAAAGCAGATATACTCCAGTCCGCCCTATCGGAGAGTTATGATGGTGCAACGGTTACATTGACCGATGAAGTGCGTATGTTGATTAAAGAGACTACGACACCTAAGGATGTTGAGATACCAAACACTTTGGATGCCACTCTACGTCCATATCAAGAGAGAGGATTTCAATGGTTATATAACAATACGAAAATCGGCTTTGGAAGTATTATTGCTGATGATATGGGACTGGGGAAGACCATTCAGATCATTACACTTCTTCTGAAGTTAAAAGAAGAGAAACAGTTAGATAAACATAAGGCCATCATTGTTGTGCCTACGACTTTGATCACCAACTGGAGCAAAGAGTTAGAACGTTTTGCTCCTTCTTTGAGCTATCAGATATATCACGGAACCAAGCGTGAATTGGATGTTTCGGCCGCAGATATAACGATCACCTCTTATGGGGTGATGCGTAGTGACATAGAGAAGCTCTCTAAGGTTAAGTGGGCGATTGCTGCTATTGATGAAGCGCAAAACATAAAGAATGCTGGGACACATCAAACCAAAGCCATTAAGAAGCTTAAAGCAAATAGTAAGATTGCGATGAGTGGTACCCCAGTGGAGAACCGATTGAAGGAGTATTGGAGTATTTTTGATTTTGTAAACAAAGGATATCTAGGTAGTGCGACGGCTTTTCAAAAGAATTTCTCTAAGCCGATAGAGTTAGAGAATAACCATCAACAGCTTGAGGTCTTTAAGATGGTGACCAAGCCATTTATTCTTAGACGTACGAAGATGGATAAATCTATTATCTCGGATCTTCCAGATAAGGTGGAGCACAACTGTTACACACAATTAACGGCAGATCAAACAGCGCTGTATGAAGGGGTTATCAAGGAGGCAAAAGATTCGAGAGATGATACGGACTCCGCGTTTAAGAGAGCTGGTTTGATCTTAAAGATGATGACGGCGTTAAAGCAGATATGTAACCATCCATCTCAATTTTTAAAGAAGGGGGATAGTAATATTGCTCTTTCAGGTAAAGCAGCACACCTTATCTCTCTGCTTACATCGATCATGGAGAGCAATGAGAAGGTGCTGATCTTTACGCAATATAAAGAGATGGGAGATCTTTTGACTCAGATGATTGAACAAGAGTTGCGCCAAACACCTCTATTCTTGCATGGGGGTACGCCACGAAAGAGTAGAGACCAGATGGTCGAAGATTTTCAGAATAAGCCGCATGTTAAGATCTTTATCTTATCTATCAAAGCAGGTGGTACTGGACTTAACCTTACGGCTGCGAATCATGTGGTTCATTATGACCTCTGGTGGAACCCAGCAGTGGAAGCACAAGCGACAGATAGGGCCTTCCGTATTGGGCAGAAGAAGAATGTGATGGTACATCGTATGATTACCAAAGACACCTTCGAAGAGAAGATAGATAAGATGATTCAAAGTAAGAAAGCCCTAGCAGACTTAACGGTGACACAAGGAGAGAAATGGATTGGTGAGTTAACCAACCAAGAGTTAGATGAGCTTGTTCGTATTTCAAAAGAGTAG